The Halalkalibacter krulwichiae genome has a segment encoding these proteins:
- a CDS encoding glucose PTS transporter subunit IIA, with product MKNQNKETMLAKTLDIISGSFTPIIGLLAGAGLLKAFLSVLTMLGWLSPGDGTYIVLSAAGNAVFHFLPVFLGVSTAIKLGVSGYVGGAVGASLFTPDIVHLVEGGVESIDFLGMPVLLNNYSSTVFPIFIAMFVYAGLERLLKKIIYKDIQMFINPMISLLVLVPLTLLVFGPVGTIFGEGLASIIDSLSSRSGLLAGAVLGSAWTFLNILGLHWTIVPIALANLATGPDPIIAMAAAAPFAQVGIGAAVFLKTRDTDLKALSASGVVPGALAGTTDAISYGIILRFRRTMIYVAIAGAIGGAINGSMGIVMNTFVLPSMLSIPAFTPIWLYIIGVSTACIIGFLLTFIFGFENKSEKKNENGLLFGVKPETITSPMQGKVVPLHTMNEPLFSTEMVGKGVAIEPDSGQVFSPVDGVVTTLFPTGHAIGITSKDGAEILVYIGTDTIQLKGKYFTQHVKQGDSVKQGDLLIEFNLDELKAAGYQLTTPVVITNTNEYQEVESLKHDSVDSKSKLLKLTV from the coding sequence ATGAAGAATCAAAACAAAGAAACCATGTTGGCTAAAACATTAGATATCATCTCAGGAAGTTTTACACCGATTATCGGTTTATTAGCCGGAGCTGGATTATTGAAGGCTTTCCTATCTGTTTTAACAATGCTAGGATGGCTTTCACCAGGGGATGGAACTTATATTGTTTTATCAGCCGCAGGAAACGCAGTTTTCCATTTCTTGCCTGTATTTTTAGGAGTTTCAACGGCGATAAAGCTCGGTGTCAGTGGCTATGTTGGAGGTGCCGTTGGTGCATCGCTTTTCACTCCTGATATCGTCCATTTAGTTGAGGGAGGCGTTGAATCGATTGATTTTCTAGGGATGCCTGTTCTTTTAAATAATTATTCTTCAACTGTTTTCCCCATTTTTATTGCCATGTTTGTTTATGCTGGCTTAGAGCGGCTCTTAAAGAAAATCATCTACAAAGATATTCAAATGTTTATCAATCCGATGATTTCTCTACTTGTGCTTGTCCCTTTAACGCTCCTCGTCTTTGGACCGGTGGGTACAATTTTTGGTGAAGGACTTGCATCTATTATTGATTCTTTAAGTAGTAGAAGTGGGCTTTTAGCTGGAGCTGTTTTAGGAAGCGCATGGACATTCTTAAACATATTGGGTTTACACTGGACAATTGTTCCTATTGCCCTAGCAAACCTTGCGACAGGTCCTGATCCGATTATTGCTATGGCAGCTGCTGCACCATTTGCACAGGTGGGAATCGGCGCAGCCGTCTTTCTCAAAACAAGAGATACAGACTTAAAAGCTCTTTCAGCAAGCGGAGTCGTTCCTGGTGCACTAGCTGGTACGACAGATGCAATTAGCTATGGAATTATTCTTCGCTTTAGGAGAACAATGATCTATGTAGCAATAGCAGGAGCAATAGGCGGGGCGATTAACGGCAGTATGGGAATAGTCATGAATACTTTTGTATTACCAAGTATGTTATCTATTCCTGCTTTTACTCCAATCTGGTTATACATTATCGGAGTTAGTACTGCTTGTATCATAGGGTTTCTCTTAACTTTCATTTTTGGCTTTGAGAACAAATCAGAAAAAAAGAACGAAAATGGACTATTATTTGGGGTAAAACCTGAAACCATTACAAGTCCGATGCAAGGAAAAGTTGTGCCATTACACACAATGAATGAACCACTTTTTTCAACAGAAATGGTTGGAAAAGGAGTTGCCATTGAACCAGATAGCGGTCAAGTATTCTCTCCAGTTGATGGAGTCGTCACTACTTTATTTCCAACAGGACATGCTATCGGCATTACATCAAAAGACGGGGCAGAAATCTTAGTCTACATTGGCACCGACACGATTCAATTAAAAGGAAAATACTTCACGCAACACGTTAAACAAGGGGATTCTGTCAAACAAGGTGACTTACTGATTGAATTTAATTTAGATGAACTTAAAGCTGCAGGTTATCAATTAACAACGCCGGTAGTCATCACTAATACAAATGAGTATCAAGAGGTAGAATCGCTTAAACATGATTCGGTAGACTCAAAAAGTAAGTTATTAAAATTAACCGTTTAA
- a CDS encoding helix-turn-helix transcriptional regulator codes for MNESQIISTSMKIHYITNLNVYVLNQDGDLFYENESISIPMFMPGNNAENVKALYEIMTEDGEEEIVYSYINEWGLHYFGRRFRVLEQMYTIIIGPYFERTPNHYRLTIDYQLSNDQSQDLRVVCEKVHVLSGEQANSFASVLGQFRALLDQKLQTKIIVADKNKRSIKDQMNHIDEDAELVNVRYKIEKEFIYAVEQGDKKTALKLMNSSNMSTLFSFSERFPNQPLRRLKNLAIVLNTLLRTAARTSKVSSILIHRISEKYAFEIEQASQLTTLYKLEERMIEEYCDLILSNSLKKYSTLTQKIIEHLLSSYDKPLNKEELASIYHTHPSHLSRKFKQETSYTLSGYHQMLRLNKAKHLLKNENLSIEDISWVVGYEDSSYFARVFKKETGMTPSQFREEET; via the coding sequence ATGAATGAGTCTCAAATCATTTCTACTTCAATGAAAATTCACTATATAACGAATTTAAATGTTTATGTTTTAAATCAGGACGGAGATCTCTTCTATGAAAACGAATCGATCTCTATTCCAATGTTTATGCCGGGAAATAATGCAGAAAATGTAAAAGCTTTATATGAAATAATGACGGAAGATGGTGAAGAAGAAATAGTCTATTCGTATATAAATGAATGGGGCTTACATTATTTTGGACGGAGATTTAGGGTGTTAGAGCAAATGTATACGATCATTATTGGCCCCTATTTTGAGCGAACACCTAACCATTATAGATTAACAATTGATTATCAATTAAGTAATGATCAAAGTCAGGATTTACGTGTAGTATGTGAGAAGGTTCATGTGTTATCAGGTGAACAGGCAAATAGTTTTGCTAGTGTTCTTGGTCAATTTAGGGCATTACTTGATCAAAAGCTACAAACAAAAATCATAGTTGCTGATAAAAACAAACGTTCAATAAAGGATCAAATGAATCATATTGATGAAGATGCAGAACTTGTAAATGTGCGCTACAAGATCGAGAAAGAATTTATATATGCGGTAGAACAAGGAGATAAGAAAACAGCATTAAAACTTATGAACTCAAGTAATATGTCAACACTATTTTCCTTTTCTGAACGATTTCCGAACCAACCGCTTCGTCGTCTGAAAAATTTAGCCATTGTTCTTAACACTTTGTTGCGAACAGCAGCTAGAACTAGTAAAGTTTCTTCCATTTTGATTCATCGAATCTCAGAGAAGTATGCTTTTGAAATTGAGCAAGCTAGCCAACTGACAACCCTTTACAAATTAGAAGAGCGGATGATAGAAGAATATTGTGATCTAATTTTGTCCAACTCATTGAAGAAGTACTCAACCTTAACGCAAAAGATCATTGAACATTTACTAAGTTCATACGACAAACCCTTAAATAAGGAAGAATTAGCGTCGATCTATCATACGCACCCAAGTCATTTATCAAGAAAGTTTAAGCAAGAGACGTCATATACATTATCTGGTTATCACCAAATGCTGCGATTAAACAAAGCGAAACATTTATTAAAGAATGAAAACCTATCGATTGAGGACATTTCATGGGTTGTAGGGTACGAGGACTCCTCTTATTTTGCGAGGGTGTTTAAGAAAGAGACCGGCATGACACCATCTCAATTTCGCGAGGAGGAGACGTAA
- the uidA gene encoding beta-glucuronidase codes for MLYPITTETRGVIDLNGTWNFKLDDGKGFEQKWFETKLTETIPMAVPSSYNDIGVTKEIRNHIGYVWYEREFTLPYYLSDERIVLRFGSATHKAIVYVNGQLVVEHKGGFLPFEAEINKYLIEGKNRVTVAVDNILDESTLPVGLYSESEEKGLGKVVRNNPNFDFFNYAGLHRPVKIYTTPTTYVNDVTVVTDYTNTTGKVDYEVDYQGNDATVKVSVIDEEGQIVASNEGASGSVNIENVTLWEPLNAYLYHLKIELLSNDQIVDVYEEPFGVRTVEVTEGKFLINNKPFYFKGFGKHEDSPINGRGFNEASNIMDFNILKWIGANSFRTAHYPYSEELMRLADREGLVVIDETPAVGIHLNFMATSGLGKGEKRDTWKEIQTFEHHEDVIRDLIARDKNHPSVVMWSIANEAATEEKGAAEYFKPLVELTKELDPQKRPVTIVLFIMATPETDQIAELVDVIAINRYYGWYVDSGDLESAKAHLRQELIDWDKRCPGKPIMMTEYGADTVAGFHDIDPVMFTEEYQVEFLRANHEIFDEFDYFIGEHVWNFADFATSQGTMRVQGNKKGTFTRDRKPKAAAHELRRRWKNIADFGYKN; via the coding sequence ATGTTATATCCTATTACAACAGAAACTCGTGGTGTTATCGACTTAAATGGAACATGGAATTTCAAATTAGATGATGGAAAAGGATTTGAGCAAAAGTGGTTTGAGACAAAACTGACTGAAACTATCCCAATGGCCGTTCCTTCTTCCTATAATGACATAGGTGTTACAAAAGAAATTAGAAATCACATTGGTTACGTATGGTATGAACGAGAATTTACTCTTCCCTACTATCTATCTGATGAGCGTATTGTATTACGATTTGGCTCAGCTACTCATAAAGCGATTGTTTATGTAAATGGTCAACTCGTAGTTGAACACAAGGGTGGCTTCCTACCATTTGAAGCAGAAATTAATAAATATTTAATAGAAGGAAAAAATCGAGTAACCGTAGCTGTTGACAACATTTTAGATGAGTCAACTTTACCAGTCGGTCTTTACAGTGAATCGGAAGAAAAAGGATTAGGGAAAGTGGTACGAAACAATCCAAATTTTGACTTCTTTAACTATGCCGGCTTGCATCGTCCTGTGAAAATCTATACAACTCCAACTACTTATGTTAACGATGTCACGGTTGTAACAGATTATACGAACACAACCGGAAAGGTTGATTATGAAGTTGATTATCAAGGAAATGACGCGACAGTAAAAGTAAGTGTAATTGATGAAGAAGGGCAAATCGTTGCATCAAATGAAGGTGCTTCTGGTTCCGTGAACATTGAAAATGTCACTCTATGGGAACCATTAAATGCTTATTTGTACCACTTAAAAATAGAGTTGCTTTCAAATGATCAAATTGTAGACGTATATGAAGAGCCTTTTGGTGTCCGTACTGTGGAAGTAACCGAAGGAAAATTTCTAATTAATAATAAACCTTTTTACTTTAAAGGGTTTGGTAAACATGAGGATTCTCCTATTAATGGAAGAGGCTTTAATGAAGCTTCTAATATAATGGATTTCAATATTCTAAAGTGGATTGGCGCCAACTCTTTCCGTACAGCCCATTACCCATACTCAGAAGAACTAATGCGTCTTGCAGACCGCGAAGGCTTAGTCGTAATCGATGAAACACCAGCTGTTGGAATTCACCTTAACTTCATGGCGACATCTGGGTTAGGAAAAGGAGAAAAACGAGATACATGGAAAGAGATTCAAACATTTGAGCATCACGAAGATGTGATCCGAGACTTAATTGCCCGCGACAAGAATCATCCATCCGTTGTAATGTGGTCGATTGCAAATGAAGCAGCAACTGAAGAAAAAGGGGCTGCCGAATATTTCAAACCACTTGTTGAATTAACAAAAGAGCTTGATCCGCAAAAGCGTCCAGTAACGATTGTTCTATTCATTATGGCAACACCGGAAACAGATCAAATCGCTGAGCTTGTCGATGTCATTGCGATTAACCGTTACTATGGTTGGTATGTAGACAGCGGAGATCTTGAATCCGCCAAAGCACATTTACGTCAGGAATTGATTGATTGGGACAAGCGTTGTCCAGGAAAACCGATTATGATGACCGAGTACGGCGCTGATACCGTAGCTGGCTTTCATGATATTGACCCAGTTATGTTTACCGAAGAATATCAAGTCGAATTTCTACGCGCTAACCATGAAATCTTCGATGAATTTGATTATTTTATCGGAGAACATGTTTGGAACTTTGCTGACTTTGCTACGAGCCAAGGAACGATGCGTGTTCAAGGAAATAAAAAAGGTACGTTTACACGTGACCGAAAGCCAAAAGCTGCCGCTCATGAATTACGCCGTCGTTGGAAAAACATCGCTGATTTCGGGTACAAAAACTAA
- a CDS encoding ion transporter, whose translation MEPLLKEETSNNNNDSLRMKIKQLIEHKHFQPIVIAIILLNGLIIVAETYFTGNNLLLALDRIIVWIFVLELIIKIIGLGFRGYFSDRWNIFDFSIVIGSIVFYATPFVSVLRLIRVLRLIRMIPAIPALRKIIDSLMKSVPALTGILGLSILIFSIYAIIGTTFFSEVLPYEFFGSFHTALFTLMQVVTFESWASQVARPIINEIPWAWAYFVTFIIIGALVILNLVVAVILSYLGQDDEAKREEQMDRLYKENQELKQDIKEIKQLLLDTNKKSAKH comes from the coding sequence ATGGAACCTTTATTAAAAGAAGAAACAAGTAATAATAATAATGATTCACTTAGAATGAAGATTAAGCAGTTAATTGAACATAAACACTTTCAGCCAATTGTGATTGCCATTATCTTATTGAATGGCTTGATTATTGTTGCTGAGACATATTTTACTGGTAACAATCTATTACTAGCATTAGATAGAATCATTGTTTGGATTTTTGTACTAGAGCTAATCATCAAAATTATTGGACTTGGGTTTAGAGGCTATTTTTCTGATCGGTGGAATATTTTTGACTTTAGTATTGTGATAGGAAGCATTGTCTTTTATGCGACACCTTTTGTTAGTGTCCTAAGGCTCATAAGGGTGTTACGTTTGATCAGAATGATACCAGCCATTCCTGCATTACGAAAAATCATTGATTCCTTAATGAAGTCTGTACCAGCATTAACAGGGATATTAGGATTGTCCATTTTGATCTTTTCTATTTATGCGATCATTGGGACAACCTTTTTCAGTGAAGTTCTTCCGTATGAGTTCTTTGGAAGCTTCCATACAGCCTTATTTACGCTCATGCAAGTTGTGACGTTTGAATCATGGGCAAGTCAGGTTGCAAGACCGATTATAAATGAAATTCCATGGGCTTGGGCTTATTTTGTTACCTTTATCATTATTGGGGCATTAGTTATTCTAAACTTAGTTGTTGCCGTTATCTTAAGCTATCTTGGTCAGGATGACGAAGCGAAACGAGAAGAACAGATGGACCGACTTTATAAGGAAAATCAAGAGTTAAAGCAAGACATTAAGGAGATTAAGCAATTACTTCTCGACACAAATAAAAAAAGTGCAAAGCATTAA
- the madL gene encoding malonate transporter subunit MadL, with the protein MVIYGVALLSICMLIGVFLGDLLGGLVGVSANVGGVGIGMLLLVLLVDKLRKKKRLNEQSQEGLQFWSSIYIPVVVAMAAQQNVVAALDGGPLALLAGLFATIVSFALVPLLTKIGNDNTNFPEDEIQLKEAK; encoded by the coding sequence ATGGTTATTTACGGAGTTGCTTTACTGTCCATTTGTATGTTGATTGGTGTCTTTTTGGGTGATTTACTAGGAGGTCTCGTTGGTGTAAGCGCTAATGTTGGCGGTGTTGGGATTGGGATGCTTCTTCTCGTATTGTTGGTAGATAAATTAAGAAAGAAGAAGCGCTTAAACGAACAATCACAAGAAGGATTACAGTTTTGGAGTTCCATCTATATTCCTGTTGTTGTCGCAATGGCGGCCCAACAAAACGTTGTTGCAGCTCTTGACGGTGGTCCTCTCGCTCTACTAGCAGGACTTTTTGCAACAATTGTCAGTTTCGCTCTCGTTCCTTTATTAACGAAAATCGGTAACGACAATACAAATTTTCCTGAAGATGAAATTCAGTTAAAAGAAGCGAAATAG
- a CDS encoding GntR family transcriptional regulator — translation MSNMDLSNNSLSNKIAERITQQIITGELKPGEKLVEYAYAEEYGTSRAPVREALYLLTIEGLVERIPRKGAVVKSYTEAEIIDLLEIRIMLESLVMKRILERGVDLSIVNKMKELLKDMKEEKDYKKYTKLNHAFHMCLIEMSKSEIIKNMYVRMELPLLTIQSMSFASEGNIEKSIKEHALIVDLLSNNKLTEAIHMVNKHNEYVITSMQKLLKMNANEY, via the coding sequence ATGAGTAATATGGATCTTAGTAATAATTCGTTATCAAATAAAATTGCAGAACGAATTACTCAACAAATTATCACGGGAGAGTTAAAGCCAGGTGAGAAATTAGTTGAATACGCGTATGCAGAAGAATATGGAACAAGTCGTGCACCGGTGAGAGAGGCTCTTTATCTTCTAACGATTGAAGGTCTAGTAGAGCGAATTCCTCGAAAAGGTGCAGTTGTCAAAAGCTACACGGAAGCTGAGATCATTGATTTACTTGAAATTAGAATTATGTTGGAATCTCTCGTCATGAAACGAATTCTTGAAAGAGGAGTAGATCTTTCTATTGTAAACAAAATGAAAGAGCTACTAAAAGATATGAAAGAAGAAAAGGATTATAAAAAATACACAAAATTAAATCATGCTTTTCATATGTGCTTAATAGAGATGAGTAAGAGTGAAATTATTAAAAATATGTACGTTCGTATGGAACTACCTTTGTTAACGATTCAAAGCATGTCATTTGCTAGTGAGGGAAATATTGAAAAATCCATTAAAGAACATGCATTAATTGTAGATTTACTAAGTAACAATAAATTAACAGAGGCTATTCATATGGTAAATAAACACAATGAATATGTGATAACAAGCATGCAAAAGCTTTTGAAAATGAATGCAAATGAGTATTAG
- the mdcH gene encoding malonate decarboxylase subunit epsilon, whose translation MKVAFLFPGQGSQQANMLHDLPRSSIVDEALREASEALEEDVLHLDTKESLRSTVAVQISLLVASVASARLLEEQGVKPDAVAGHSVGAYGAAVVANVLSFQDAVKIVKLRGELMERAYPSGYGMGVVSGIMSNQLERIIGQLSINNEPIYLTNINSPNQVTISGSVKGINKLLLAVKKEGARKAELLQVNVPSHCELMKPIANELACALEQITFRNPRIPFASNRTARLLRNAQLIKEELAFNVSKPVRWHEITQILYERGTRLFVELPPNHVLTDLASAAFPDARAISVMKMGIRSTSLLINREQSVEN comes from the coding sequence ATGAAGGTTGCCTTTTTGTTTCCTGGCCAAGGTTCCCAACAAGCGAATATGCTTCATGATCTACCAAGAAGCTCTATCGTTGATGAGGCTTTAAGAGAAGCAAGTGAAGCTTTAGAAGAAGATGTCTTGCATCTAGATACGAAAGAGTCACTCCGTTCGACGGTTGCGGTGCAAATTTCTTTACTTGTAGCGAGCGTTGCTTCAGCAAGACTTCTAGAAGAACAAGGGGTGAAACCTGATGCAGTAGCAGGTCACTCTGTTGGGGCTTATGGAGCTGCAGTAGTTGCAAATGTTCTTTCGTTCCAAGATGCTGTTAAGATAGTGAAATTAAGAGGCGAACTAATGGAAAGAGCCTATCCGTCTGGCTATGGTATGGGAGTTGTATCAGGAATAATGTCCAATCAGCTTGAGAGAATCATTGGTCAGTTGTCCATTAATAACGAACCAATTTATCTCACAAATATTAATTCACCAAATCAAGTAACTATTTCAGGATCGGTTAAGGGAATCAATAAGCTACTTCTAGCAGTAAAAAAAGAAGGGGCTCGTAAAGCCGAATTATTGCAAGTGAATGTTCCGTCCCATTGTGAGTTAATGAAGCCCATTGCTAATGAGCTGGCATGTGCATTAGAACAAATAACGTTTCGCAACCCGAGGATCCCATTTGCTTCAAATCGAACAGCTCGCTTGTTGCGAAACGCGCAGTTGATTAAAGAAGAATTAGCTTTCAATGTTTCAAAGCCCGTCAGGTGGCATGAAATCACGCAAATACTTTATGAGAGGGGGACGCGGTTATTTGTGGAGTTACCGCCAAATCATGTGTTAACCGATCTTGCAAGCGCAGCATTTCCTGATGCTAGGGCAATCTCTGTAATGAAAATGGGAATTCGATCTACAAGTTTATTAATCAATAGAGAGCAGTCAGTAGAAAACTAA